One window of the Seriola aureovittata isolate HTS-2021-v1 ecotype China chromosome 22, ASM2101889v1, whole genome shotgun sequence genome contains the following:
- the trim24 gene encoding transcription intermediary factor 1-alpha isoform X1 has product MDETAENVDNDDIVIIVENEAESLPAEEERLKQQGTFGLMDTCPICKLSFHNREPKLLPCLHSFCKRCLPAPFRSADPRRDSQGQVDNNKPLGAIRCPVCRQECWEMDVLDNFFVKDSAEVPSSTVEKTSQVCMSCDDNTEATGYCVECVEFLCVTCIEAHQRVKFTRDHTIRQKEEMSPEAVGVSTQRPVFCDIHKQEPLKLFCETCDRLTCRDCQLLKHKDHNYQFLEDAYRNHRQYLENMTQQLQEKRNAIEDVSGCISTGLQQVEENRKAVTNEIKKSICNLIMEINRKGKILVNQLEALTKDHELGLKKQQEDVNSLSRHLDHVISFTKWATASHSGTALLYCKRLILFQIHYLMRASCNPSIVPQSSVRFQCRSGFWATNVDLGSLVVERGPGRPPITNHQAAPRAEAPAGGLSAVSAQQRQSTLAQLQMQVDKLSQQPHRQPPPNHWSWYQNVRLPGPPGPPPPTRPIHGGSSPSQGPPNLTQPGRRYGTSHPNPRSPTSSMLHNTGFPPPQSLRDLIHSSSFPPKPMDVLQGTSRYPQPLPAGAATQTSLHQRGLPESSFLKRSEASGSVPSITISIPKPSYAPSVASATTDKTNTLNHITVQGRQNSPMAKPSSTDRSTGTSSWRQSSEPPSAPSAKRRRRSSPGPIIVIKDEPEDEDEVHFVQSTVGSSLPDSSTGAQSKPRQQQKVSVQVPVPGSESKAGKEQCPQTAAQPESEKRAEPEEDPNEDWCAVCQNGGELLCCDKCPKVFHLSCHIPTLIESPSGEWFCSFCRDLAAPEMEYNCDSKDDPISEGFPPVDRRRCERLLLRLFCNDFSTDFQQPASPSETRRYKELIKTPMDLSIVKRKLESKSKEGECYRRPEEFVADIRLIFFNCAKYYKATSEVGSAGLYLEDYFEEQLKLVYPDKVFPGGREEQMIPPLEDEIEEEEEMMEEGLAPIEHDKPQSPAGKGIPPVEEDLAPLEEAPAPAEEEKSEIEEKATDTSEKETEKTVSATGEGSPPAVEAKQDEKSPVKEVESSPAADSETKDGVAPSSPKEENLELPTDKTVDPPEIQEKEAAPADTAKEEEG; this is encoded by the exons atggacgaAACTGCCGAAAATGTTGACAACGACGACATTGTCATCATTGTGGAAAACGAAGCAGAAAGTTTGCCAGCCGAGGAGGAGAGACTGAAACAGCAAGGCACATTCGGGCTCATGGACACTTGTCCCATCTGCAAGTTGAGCTTCCACAACAGAGAGCCAAAACTCCTGCCGTGTCTCCACTCCTTCTGTAAGAGGTGTCTGCCTGCCCCCTTCAGGAGTGCTGACCCGAGGCGTGACTCGCAAGGTCAAGTCGACAACAACAAACCAT TGGGTGCTATTCGATGTCCAGTATGCAGACAGGAATGCTGGGAGATGGATGTGCTGGATAATTTCTTTGTCAAGGACTCCGCTGAGGTGCCAAGCAGCACTGTGGAGAAAACCAGCCAG GTGTGTATGAGCTGCGACGACAACACAGAAGCAACAGGTTACTGCGTGGAGTGTGTGGAGTTTCTGTGCGTGACATGCATCGAGGCTCATCAAAGGGTTAAGTTCACCAGAGATCACACCATACGTCAGAAAGAGGAGATGTCTCCAG AAGCAGTAGGTGTTTCCACACAGAGGCCTGTGTTTTGTGACATCCACAAGCAGGAGCCACTGAAGCTGTTTTGTGAGACGTGTGACCGACTCACTTGTCGGGACTGTCAGCTGCTTAAGCACAAGGATCACAA CTACCAGTTTTTGGAGGATGCGTACAGAAACCACAGGCAGTACCTGGAGAACATGACGCAGCAGTTGCAAGAGAAAAGAAACGCCATAGAGGACGTTTCCGGCTGCATCAGTACAGG ACTCCAACAAGTTGAAGAAAACCGGAAAGCTGtcacaaatgaaataaagaagtCCATCTGTAATTTGATAATGGAGATCAACAGGAAGGGGAAGATTCTGGTTAACCAGCTTGAG GCTCTGACTAAGGACCATGAGTTGGGTttgaaaaagcagcaggaggacgTCAACTCTCTGAGTAGGCACCTAGACCACGTTATTAGCTTCACCAAATGGGCTACAGCCAGCCATAGTGGAACAGCACTCCTGTACTGCAAGAGACTG ATCCTTTTCCAGATCCATTACCTGATGAGAGCGAGTTGTAATCCCTCCATCGTCCCTCAGAGTTCTGTTCGTTTCCAGTGCCGCTCTGGTTTCTGGGCCACAAATGTAGACCTCG GTTCTCTGGTAGTAGAAAGGGGCCCAGGAAGGCCGCCCATCACCAACCACCAAGCAGCTCCCAGAGCAGAAGCACCTGCCGGAGGTCTATCAGCAGTCTCAGCTCAGCAGCGACAGAGCACGCTGGCTCAGCTCCAGATGCAG GTTGACAAGCTTTCCCAACAGCCCCACAGACAGCCCCCTCCCAACCACTGGTCCTGGTACCAGAACGTAAGGCTCCCGGGACCCCCCGGCCCACCACCCCCAACCAGGCCCATCCATGGaggctcctccccctcccagGGCCCCCCGAACTTGACACAACCAGGACGCAGGTACGGGACCTCCCACCCCAACCCCAGAAGCCCCACCTCCTCCATGCTTCACAACACAGGATTCCCACCTCCCCAG TCTCTGAGAGATCTGATCCATAGCTCCAGCTTCCCTCCTAAACCCATGGATGTGTTGCAAGGTACTTCCCGCTACCCACAGCCTCTGCCTGCCGGAGCAGCTACACAGACGTCACTACACCAG agGGGTCTACCGGAGTCCTCCTTCCTGAAGAGGAGTGAAGCTAGCGGATCTGTCCCCTCTATCACCATCTCTATCCCCAAACCCAGCTACGCTCCAAGTGTAGCCTCAGCaaccacagacaaaacaaacacacttaatCACATAACAG tccAAGGAAGGCAGAACTCCCCGATGGCCAAACCATCTTCTACAGACAGAAGCACGGG GACGTCTTCCTGGAGGCAGTCTTCTGAGCCGCCATCTGCCCCTTCAGCCAAGCGACGAAGAAGGTCGTCCCCGGGGCCCATTATCGTCATCAaggatgaaccagaggatgaggatgaagttCATTTT GTGCAGTCCACTGTAGGGTCCAGTCTGCCTGACAGCAGCACCGGGGCCCAGTCGAAGCCGCGGCAGCAGCAGAAGGTCTCTGTCCAAGTCCCAGTCCCTGGATCAGAGTCCAAAGCTGGGAAAGAGCAGTGTCCTCAGACTGCGGCGCAGCCGGAGTCTGAAAAGAGAGCGGAGCCGGAGGAAGATCCTAATGAGGACTGGTGCGCCGTCTGTCAGAACGGAGGAGAGCTGCTCTGCTGCGACAAATGTCCCAAAGTTTTCCATCTGTCCTGCCACATCCCCACGCTGATTGAGTCCcccag CGGCGAGTGGTTCTGTTCATTCTGCCGAGACCTCGCCGCGCCTGAGATGGAGTACAACTGTGACAGCAAGGATGACCCCATCTCAGAAGGATTCCCACCTGTTGATAGAAGG AGGTGTGAGAGGCTGCTACTACGTCTGTTCTGCAATGACTTCAGCACCGACTTCCAGCAGCCTGCTTCTCCATCG GAGACAAGAAGGTACAAAGAGCTGATCAAGACACCGATGGATTTGTCAATAGtgaagaggaagctggagtCCAAGTCGAAGGAGGGTGAATGTTATAGGAGGCCAGAGGAATTTGTTGCAGACATCAGGCTCATATTTTTCAACTGTGCAAAGTACTACAAG GCGACCTCAGAGGTGGGGAGTGCTGGCTTGTACCTGGAGGACTACTTTGAGGAACAGCTGAAGCTAGTCTACCCAGATAAGGTATTCCCCGGTGGAAGGGAAGAACAGATGATCCCTCCTTTAGAGGATGAGattgaagaagaggaggagatgatggaggaaGGTTTGGCACCCATTGAACACGACAAACCCCAAAGTCCTGCAGGAAAAGGAATCCCCCCTGTAGAAGAGGATTTGGCTCCTCTGGAAGAAGCTCCAGCCCcggcagaggaagaaaagtcCGAAATCGAGGAGAAGGCGACTGACACTAgtgaaaaggagacagagaaaactgTATCGGCTACCGGGGAGGGCTCGCCTCCTGCCGTGGAGGCAAAGCAGGATGAGAAAAGTCCTGTGAAGGAGGTGGAAagctctcctgctgctgataGTGAAACAAAAGATGGAGTAGCTCCCAGCTCCCCAAAAGAGGAGAACCTTGAGCTCCCTACAGACAAGACTGTAGATCCACCTGAAATCCAGGAGAAGGAGGCGGCTCCTGCAGACACagccaaagaggaggaggggtag
- the trim24 gene encoding transcription intermediary factor 1-alpha isoform X2, with the protein MDETAENVDNDDIVIIVENEAESLPAEEERLKQQGTFGLMDTCPICKLSFHNREPKLLPCLHSFCKRCLPAPFRSADPRRDSQGQVDNNKPLGAIRCPVCRQECWEMDVLDNFFVKDSAEVPSSTVEKTSQVCMSCDDNTEATGYCVECVEFLCVTCIEAHQRVKFTRDHTIRQKEEMSPEAVGVSTQRPVFCDIHKQEPLKLFCETCDRLTCRDCQLLKHKDHNYQFLEDAYRNHRQYLENMTQQLQEKRNAIEDVSGCISTGLQQVEENRKAVTNEIKKSICNLIMEINRKGKILVNQLEALTKDHELGLKKQQEDVNSLSRHLDHVISFTKWATASHSGTALLYCKRLILFQIHYLMRASCNPSIVPQSSVRFQCRSGFWATNVDLGSLVVERGPGRPPITNHQAAPRAEAPAGGLSAVSAQQRQSTLAQLQMQPHRQPPPNHWSWYQNVRLPGPPGPPPPTRPIHGGSSPSQGPPNLTQPGRRYGTSHPNPRSPTSSMLHNTGFPPPQSLRDLIHSSSFPPKPMDVLQGTSRYPQPLPAGAATQTSLHQRGLPESSFLKRSEASGSVPSITISIPKPSYAPSVASATTDKTNTLNHITVQGRQNSPMAKPSSTDRSTGTSSWRQSSEPPSAPSAKRRRRSSPGPIIVIKDEPEDEDEVHFVQSTVGSSLPDSSTGAQSKPRQQQKVSVQVPVPGSESKAGKEQCPQTAAQPESEKRAEPEEDPNEDWCAVCQNGGELLCCDKCPKVFHLSCHIPTLIESPSGEWFCSFCRDLAAPEMEYNCDSKDDPISEGFPPVDRRRCERLLLRLFCNDFSTDFQQPASPSETRRYKELIKTPMDLSIVKRKLESKSKEGECYRRPEEFVADIRLIFFNCAKYYKATSEVGSAGLYLEDYFEEQLKLVYPDKVFPGGREEQMIPPLEDEIEEEEEMMEEGLAPIEHDKPQSPAGKGIPPVEEDLAPLEEAPAPAEEEKSEIEEKATDTSEKETEKTVSATGEGSPPAVEAKQDEKSPVKEVESSPAADSETKDGVAPSSPKEENLELPTDKTVDPPEIQEKEAAPADTAKEEEG; encoded by the exons atggacgaAACTGCCGAAAATGTTGACAACGACGACATTGTCATCATTGTGGAAAACGAAGCAGAAAGTTTGCCAGCCGAGGAGGAGAGACTGAAACAGCAAGGCACATTCGGGCTCATGGACACTTGTCCCATCTGCAAGTTGAGCTTCCACAACAGAGAGCCAAAACTCCTGCCGTGTCTCCACTCCTTCTGTAAGAGGTGTCTGCCTGCCCCCTTCAGGAGTGCTGACCCGAGGCGTGACTCGCAAGGTCAAGTCGACAACAACAAACCAT TGGGTGCTATTCGATGTCCAGTATGCAGACAGGAATGCTGGGAGATGGATGTGCTGGATAATTTCTTTGTCAAGGACTCCGCTGAGGTGCCAAGCAGCACTGTGGAGAAAACCAGCCAG GTGTGTATGAGCTGCGACGACAACACAGAAGCAACAGGTTACTGCGTGGAGTGTGTGGAGTTTCTGTGCGTGACATGCATCGAGGCTCATCAAAGGGTTAAGTTCACCAGAGATCACACCATACGTCAGAAAGAGGAGATGTCTCCAG AAGCAGTAGGTGTTTCCACACAGAGGCCTGTGTTTTGTGACATCCACAAGCAGGAGCCACTGAAGCTGTTTTGTGAGACGTGTGACCGACTCACTTGTCGGGACTGTCAGCTGCTTAAGCACAAGGATCACAA CTACCAGTTTTTGGAGGATGCGTACAGAAACCACAGGCAGTACCTGGAGAACATGACGCAGCAGTTGCAAGAGAAAAGAAACGCCATAGAGGACGTTTCCGGCTGCATCAGTACAGG ACTCCAACAAGTTGAAGAAAACCGGAAAGCTGtcacaaatgaaataaagaagtCCATCTGTAATTTGATAATGGAGATCAACAGGAAGGGGAAGATTCTGGTTAACCAGCTTGAG GCTCTGACTAAGGACCATGAGTTGGGTttgaaaaagcagcaggaggacgTCAACTCTCTGAGTAGGCACCTAGACCACGTTATTAGCTTCACCAAATGGGCTACAGCCAGCCATAGTGGAACAGCACTCCTGTACTGCAAGAGACTG ATCCTTTTCCAGATCCATTACCTGATGAGAGCGAGTTGTAATCCCTCCATCGTCCCTCAGAGTTCTGTTCGTTTCCAGTGCCGCTCTGGTTTCTGGGCCACAAATGTAGACCTCG GTTCTCTGGTAGTAGAAAGGGGCCCAGGAAGGCCGCCCATCACCAACCACCAAGCAGCTCCCAGAGCAGAAGCACCTGCCGGAGGTCTATCAGCAGTCTCAGCTCAGCAGCGACAGAGCACGCTGGCTCAGCTCCAGATGCAG CCCCACAGACAGCCCCCTCCCAACCACTGGTCCTGGTACCAGAACGTAAGGCTCCCGGGACCCCCCGGCCCACCACCCCCAACCAGGCCCATCCATGGaggctcctccccctcccagGGCCCCCCGAACTTGACACAACCAGGACGCAGGTACGGGACCTCCCACCCCAACCCCAGAAGCCCCACCTCCTCCATGCTTCACAACACAGGATTCCCACCTCCCCAG TCTCTGAGAGATCTGATCCATAGCTCCAGCTTCCCTCCTAAACCCATGGATGTGTTGCAAGGTACTTCCCGCTACCCACAGCCTCTGCCTGCCGGAGCAGCTACACAGACGTCACTACACCAG agGGGTCTACCGGAGTCCTCCTTCCTGAAGAGGAGTGAAGCTAGCGGATCTGTCCCCTCTATCACCATCTCTATCCCCAAACCCAGCTACGCTCCAAGTGTAGCCTCAGCaaccacagacaaaacaaacacacttaatCACATAACAG tccAAGGAAGGCAGAACTCCCCGATGGCCAAACCATCTTCTACAGACAGAAGCACGGG GACGTCTTCCTGGAGGCAGTCTTCTGAGCCGCCATCTGCCCCTTCAGCCAAGCGACGAAGAAGGTCGTCCCCGGGGCCCATTATCGTCATCAaggatgaaccagaggatgaggatgaagttCATTTT GTGCAGTCCACTGTAGGGTCCAGTCTGCCTGACAGCAGCACCGGGGCCCAGTCGAAGCCGCGGCAGCAGCAGAAGGTCTCTGTCCAAGTCCCAGTCCCTGGATCAGAGTCCAAAGCTGGGAAAGAGCAGTGTCCTCAGACTGCGGCGCAGCCGGAGTCTGAAAAGAGAGCGGAGCCGGAGGAAGATCCTAATGAGGACTGGTGCGCCGTCTGTCAGAACGGAGGAGAGCTGCTCTGCTGCGACAAATGTCCCAAAGTTTTCCATCTGTCCTGCCACATCCCCACGCTGATTGAGTCCcccag CGGCGAGTGGTTCTGTTCATTCTGCCGAGACCTCGCCGCGCCTGAGATGGAGTACAACTGTGACAGCAAGGATGACCCCATCTCAGAAGGATTCCCACCTGTTGATAGAAGG AGGTGTGAGAGGCTGCTACTACGTCTGTTCTGCAATGACTTCAGCACCGACTTCCAGCAGCCTGCTTCTCCATCG GAGACAAGAAGGTACAAAGAGCTGATCAAGACACCGATGGATTTGTCAATAGtgaagaggaagctggagtCCAAGTCGAAGGAGGGTGAATGTTATAGGAGGCCAGAGGAATTTGTTGCAGACATCAGGCTCATATTTTTCAACTGTGCAAAGTACTACAAG GCGACCTCAGAGGTGGGGAGTGCTGGCTTGTACCTGGAGGACTACTTTGAGGAACAGCTGAAGCTAGTCTACCCAGATAAGGTATTCCCCGGTGGAAGGGAAGAACAGATGATCCCTCCTTTAGAGGATGAGattgaagaagaggaggagatgatggaggaaGGTTTGGCACCCATTGAACACGACAAACCCCAAAGTCCTGCAGGAAAAGGAATCCCCCCTGTAGAAGAGGATTTGGCTCCTCTGGAAGAAGCTCCAGCCCcggcagaggaagaaaagtcCGAAATCGAGGAGAAGGCGACTGACACTAgtgaaaaggagacagagaaaactgTATCGGCTACCGGGGAGGGCTCGCCTCCTGCCGTGGAGGCAAAGCAGGATGAGAAAAGTCCTGTGAAGGAGGTGGAAagctctcctgctgctgataGTGAAACAAAAGATGGAGTAGCTCCCAGCTCCCCAAAAGAGGAGAACCTTGAGCTCCCTACAGACAAGACTGTAGATCCACCTGAAATCCAGGAGAAGGAGGCGGCTCCTGCAGACACagccaaagaggaggaggggtag